The following are encoded in a window of Salinibacter ruber DSM 13855 genomic DNA:
- a CDS encoding ABC1 kinase family protein: MDRSNGSPSGPSSQPTAPSGEETPAVAQGGPNREESSASRAPGSEDPSSPPSSNGTPQSSPFTDFDPLAPYRGAFRRFFTVWRHVAGLLMGGHIAYVESLPRVQKTGMRSLGKRVLAGILKPFVRSDLRNRPFPEQLRRRLEILGPTFTKLGQIMAIREDLLPEVITEELDSLMDHLPPIPFAQVKAIIERELEDPVESLFRSIDPEPLAAASIAQVHRATTHDGDDVVVKVIKPGIRDVVTSDLKLLEFFGVFLQWLLPRYQPTQIIEEFGAYTKREIDFDYEADHAEIFAANFQDVPGVVFPDVHRALSTSDVLTMEYLGGMRPGPQAVRELSEAERQRVIDLGASAVIRMLYKDGFFHADLHAGNLKILPGDRPEDLQIGFIDLGMVGRFRADIRRRMLYYYYALVRGDVENAARYLLDMARVGEGGDPQGFRRAVSDMARHFLMRSKQGSISLAQVILQSLSLGGRYRIFFPVEMTLMVKALVTFEGVGRTLDPDLDVVAVSRRHVQRIFRERFNPLTLGSELLSNAPELVDVALKLPQLLTSGVAQLEESLTDQPPSDPLSGVRSSVIAGACIVGGVISVVQGGPLWLSIPLFVLGAGLAVWAR; encoded by the coding sequence ATGGACCGTTCCAACGGCTCCCCTTCGGGCCCTTCGTCTCAACCGACAGCCCCGAGCGGAGAAGAAACGCCTGCCGTGGCCCAGGGGGGCCCGAACCGTGAGGAGTCGTCGGCAAGCAGGGCGCCTGGCTCCGAGGATCCAAGCTCCCCCCCATCGTCAAACGGCACCCCTCAGTCCTCACCGTTTACAGACTTTGATCCCCTGGCGCCCTACCGAGGGGCGTTCCGCCGATTCTTCACGGTGTGGCGGCACGTAGCCGGCCTGCTGATGGGGGGGCACATCGCGTACGTCGAGTCCCTGCCGCGCGTACAGAAGACGGGCATGCGGTCGCTGGGAAAGCGCGTGCTAGCGGGCATCCTGAAGCCCTTCGTCCGTAGCGACCTCCGAAATCGTCCCTTCCCGGAGCAACTGCGGCGCCGACTGGAAATCCTCGGCCCCACGTTCACCAAGCTGGGGCAGATCATGGCCATCCGGGAGGATTTGCTTCCGGAGGTGATTACGGAGGAACTCGATAGCCTAATGGACCACCTGCCGCCCATTCCCTTCGCGCAGGTGAAGGCAATTATTGAACGGGAACTGGAGGATCCTGTGGAGTCCCTCTTCCGATCGATCGATCCGGAGCCGCTGGCCGCCGCGTCCATCGCACAGGTGCACCGTGCCACGACACACGATGGGGACGACGTTGTCGTGAAGGTGATTAAGCCGGGCATCCGGGACGTTGTGACGTCCGACCTGAAGCTTCTGGAGTTTTTCGGGGTATTTCTGCAGTGGCTGCTGCCGCGCTACCAGCCGACACAGATCATCGAAGAGTTCGGGGCCTACACGAAGCGCGAAATTGACTTCGACTACGAAGCAGACCACGCTGAAATCTTCGCCGCGAACTTTCAGGATGTCCCCGGGGTGGTCTTCCCTGACGTTCATCGTGCCCTGAGCACGAGTGATGTGCTCACGATGGAGTACCTGGGCGGCATGCGGCCCGGTCCGCAGGCCGTGCGCGAGCTGAGTGAGGCCGAGCGGCAGCGTGTAATCGATCTCGGCGCCTCTGCGGTCATCCGGATGCTGTACAAAGACGGATTCTTCCACGCCGATCTGCACGCGGGCAACCTGAAGATTCTGCCCGGCGATCGGCCCGAGGACCTCCAAATTGGATTCATTGATCTCGGGATGGTCGGGCGCTTCCGGGCCGACATCCGGCGGCGCATGCTGTACTACTACTACGCCCTCGTGCGGGGGGACGTGGAAAATGCGGCCCGCTACCTTCTCGACATGGCGCGAGTGGGAGAGGGCGGCGACCCGCAGGGATTTCGGCGGGCCGTCTCGGACATGGCCCGCCACTTTCTGATGCGGAGCAAGCAGGGCTCGATCAGCCTCGCACAGGTCATCCTGCAGTCGCTGAGTCTGGGGGGGCGGTACCGAATCTTCTTCCCGGTGGAGATGACGCTGATGGTGAAGGCCCTCGTCACTTTCGAGGGCGTGGGCCGGACCCTGGATCCAGACCTCGACGTGGTGGCGGTCTCGCGGCGCCACGTGCAGCGGATCTTCCGCGAGCGGTTCAATCCCTTGACGCTAGGGTCGGAACTGCTGAGCAACGCCCCCGAGCTGGTGGATGTGGCCCTGAAACTCCCCCAGCTGCTGACGTCTGGGGTGGCGCAGCTCGAAGAGTCGTTGACCGATCAGCCCCCGAGTGATCCCCTGTCCGGGGTTCGGAGCAGCGTCATCGCCGGTGCCTGCATCGTCGGAGGGGTGATTTCCGTGGTGCAGGGCGGGCCGCTGTGGCTGTCAATCCCCCTATTTGTGCTCGGGGCGGGCCTGGCGGTGTGGGCGCGGTAG
- a CDS encoding patatin-like phospholipase family protein, with the protein MPSPPTGSSTLGLACAGGVVEGALYEIGALCALDEAIEGRRLHDLDIYVGVSSGSLIGSMLASNVSARELSRAVVSESSDPSLNLEPEVLFRPAVGEYAGRLGRLPGAFFSSLRHYLLNPGDLSLLGLLATFGALVPTGLFTNASLERFLAEALTTGGRTNDFRRLKRKLYVVAMNLDSADVTVFGEPGHDHVPISSAIQASTALPGLYTPVEIDGQHYIDGVARRTVHASVGLDAGADLLFCINPIVPINVQLKQHAERLLDRRTNGHGPPLADRGLPTVLSQTFRAIVDSRKQTGFKKYAHTHPDADLILIEPECDDTHLFFSNIFSFKNRHDICEHAYQATRRHLRSRAEALQPILERHGLWLRRDVLDAPHSLYDTSSSAQDHESQRPASSMSEVLRATSDTLDRLDVLLDRLHNHAEQSNRSVPGQT; encoded by the coding sequence ATGCCCTCCCCTCCCACCGGCTCCAGCACGCTTGGCCTCGCCTGTGCGGGTGGGGTCGTCGAGGGGGCCCTCTACGAGATTGGGGCGCTGTGTGCCCTCGACGAGGCGATTGAGGGACGTCGCCTGCACGATTTAGACATCTACGTGGGCGTCAGCTCGGGCAGTTTGATTGGGAGCATGCTGGCCAGCAACGTCTCTGCACGCGAACTCAGTCGAGCCGTCGTTTCGGAGTCGTCCGACCCGAGCCTCAACCTGGAGCCGGAGGTGCTCTTCCGGCCGGCCGTGGGCGAATACGCGGGTCGACTGGGGCGCCTGCCCGGGGCCTTCTTTTCGTCTCTCCGGCACTACCTCCTCAATCCGGGCGACCTGTCTTTGCTCGGGCTTCTCGCGACGTTTGGGGCCCTAGTGCCCACGGGCCTCTTTACCAATGCCTCGCTGGAACGCTTTCTCGCCGAGGCCCTCACCACCGGGGGCCGCACCAACGACTTTCGCCGGCTGAAGCGGAAACTGTACGTCGTGGCCATGAATCTCGATTCCGCCGACGTCACGGTCTTCGGCGAGCCCGGGCACGACCACGTGCCCATCTCGTCCGCCATCCAGGCGTCCACCGCGCTTCCCGGCCTGTACACCCCCGTTGAGATCGACGGGCAGCACTACATTGATGGGGTGGCGCGCCGCACCGTGCACGCCAGCGTGGGGCTCGATGCCGGCGCCGACCTCCTCTTTTGCATCAACCCCATCGTGCCGATCAACGTCCAGCTCAAGCAACACGCCGAGCGGTTGCTCGATCGTCGAACGAACGGCCACGGCCCGCCCCTCGCCGATCGGGGCCTGCCGACCGTGCTGTCCCAGACATTTCGCGCCATCGTCGACTCCCGCAAGCAGACCGGCTTCAAGAAGTACGCGCACACCCATCCCGACGCGGACCTCATTCTTATCGAGCCGGAGTGCGACGACACGCACCTGTTCTTCTCCAACATCTTCAGCTTCAAGAATCGGCACGACATCTGCGAGCACGCCTACCAGGCCACGCGCCGTCACCTGCGTTCTCGTGCGGAGGCACTCCAGCCCATCCTAGAGCGCCACGGCCTGTGGCTGCGACGGGACGTGCTCGACGCCCCACACTCCCTCTACGACACCTCTTCTTCCGCCCAGGACCACGAGTCACAGCGCCCCGCATCTTCGATGTCGGAGGTACTCCGTGCGACCAGCGACACCCTCGACCGCCTCGACGTTCTGCTTGACCGTCTGCACAATCACGCGGAGCAGTCCAATCGGTCTGTCCCAGGCCAAACGTAA